The Ornithodoros turicata isolate Travis chromosome 9, ASM3712646v1, whole genome shotgun sequence genome includes a region encoding these proteins:
- the LOC135368831 gene encoding tyrosine kinase receptor Cad96Ca-like, with protein sequence MRGLGAGYLALLACCLASFWTIGSTFPGQNTPPVFDFKREWIIDEDEKVGSRVMTVRTRDEDQDVIEYGIEPAVFLDGSNYFRIHKRTGEVFLTGSLSGQAGSDYYLFITAYDGHQTAKIEVYVKVVKPTSGAGDDGSDLHPSDPSNIHQDPHGSGPQKRPFHSTRPPGAPPAPYNPRPSHPRPPPFGGKKWPSKEPTAPTASTSHVPDGVANDVRPDPTVEDNADSQTKGRGPGGTAPGGFDVTATVLPIVAVVGFAPLVALFFWLLHRRCNREEKLKPKKSTDRLDSNFSHSFDRPPSTLYNPRSCRALSNRYEPDLMSAVNDNNKWEFPRHHLRFIGILGEGCFGQVWKCEAMNITGTEEPVIVAVKTLKENATEKEKKDLLSELKVMKLINPHPNVVTLLGSCTDRDPLFVIMEFVPYGKLQTYLRESRVERSYGCLHGSSKHLTSRDLTSFAYQVAKGMEYLSSKGIIHRDLAARNILVGEGKVCKVADFGFARDVISNHVYERKSEGRLPIRWMAPESLYDNIFTTKTDVWSFGILMWEIVTLGSTPYPGLAAAEVMRRVRDNYRLEKPEHCKREMYNIMYYCWDPDPKERPSFTELTSLLDKLLVSENEYIELDRFPDHSYYNITNLSGEKL encoded by the exons GAAGCCGGGTTATGACTGTGCGAACAAGGGACGAAGACCAGGACGTCATCGAGTACGGCATCGAACCTGCGGTGTTCCTAGACGGTTCAAACTATTTTCGCATCCACAAACGCACCGGAGAGGTCTTCCTCACGGGCTCCCTTTCAGGACAG GCTGGATCCGACTACTACCTCTTCATCACGGCCTATGACGGCCACCAAACG GCCAAAATCGAAGTATACGTCAAAGTAGTGAAACCCACAAGCGGCGCAGGCGATGACGGATCCGACCTGCACCCCAGTGACCCCAGCAACATCCACCAAGATCCGCACGGGAGTGGACCTCAAAAGCGGCCCTTTCACTCAACGCGCCCCCCGGGTGCTCCACCCGCCCCCTATAACCCCCGACCTTCTCACCCACGACCGCCCCCTTTCGGGGGCAAGAAGTGGCCCTCCAAGGAGCCCACGGCACCGACAGCCTCCACCTCTCATGTACCCGACGGGGTCGCAAACGACGTACGACCAGACCCTACAGTGGAGGATAATGCAGACTCTCAGACGAAGGGCCGAGGTCCGGGGGGAACCGCCCCCGGAGGCTTTGATGTAACAGCGACTGTCCTTCCCATCGTAGCTGTTGTGGGATTCGCACCCCTCGTTGCCCTGTTCTTCTGGCTGCTACATCGAAGGTGCAACAGAGAAGAGAAGTTGAAACCT AAAAAGTCTACAGACAGGCTAGACAGCAACTTCTCCCACAGTTTTGACAGACCACCTTCTACCCTTTATAACCCCAGGTCATGCAGAGCACTATCAAACAGATATGAACCCGATCTCATGTCAGCg GttaacgacaacaacaagtgGGAATTCCCGAGACATCACCTGCGCTTCATTGGCATCCTGGGAGAAGGTTGTTTCGGGCAGGTTTGGAAATGTGAGGCCATGAACATCACCGGTACAGAGGAACCTGTCATCGTTGCTGTGAAGACGCTCAAAG AAAACGCAAcggagaaggaaaagaaggaccTCCTGAGTGAATTAAAGGTCATGAAGCTGATAAACCCTCACCCTAATGTAGTCACACTACTCGGTAGCTGCACCGATAGAG ACCCATTATTCGTTATAATGGAGTTTGTGCCCTACGGAAAGCTTCAAACGTATCTACGGGAAAGCAGAGTAGAAAGGTCGTATGGTTGCCTGCACGGTAGCAGCAAACACTTGACGTCACGGGACCTCACGTCCTTTGCTTATCAAGTTGCCAAAGGGATGGAGTACCTCTCCTCAAAAGGG ATCATACACAGAGACTTGGCAGCAAGGAATATCCTTGTAGGAGAAGGCAAGGTCTGCAAGGTCGCTGACTTTGGCTTCGCAAGAGATGTCATCAGCAATCATGTCTACGAAAGGAAGTCTGAG GGACGTCTGCCAATTCGTTGGATGGCTCCTGAGTCATTGTATGATAATATATTCACAACGAAGACAGACGTATGGTCCTTTGGAATTCTCATGTGGGAGATAGTGACCCTAG GATCCACTCCTTATCCTGGTCTCGCGGCAGCGGAGGTCATGAGGCGCGTCAGGGACAACTACAGGCTCGAAAAACCAGAACACTGCAAACGTGAAATGTACAACATCATGTACTACTGCTGGGACCCTGACCCGAAGGAACGACCTTCCTTCACTGAACTCACCAGCCTCCTGGACAAGCTGCTCGTCAGCGAGAATGAGTACATCGAGCTGGACCGTTTCCCAGACCATTCCTACTACAACATCACCAACTTATCGGGGGAGAAACTGTGA
- the LOC135367945 gene encoding neutral ceramidase B-like produces MWRYAVLATVLLVSIINGSQQEYEIGVGIADITGPAAEIGMLGYGKAGQLTSGIHIRVYSRAFIISDKKSRVAIVNVDSGMISDAVKTQVVEHLQDKYGKHLYGEDNVLVTATHTHSSAGGFMQYLLYNIQNQGYIKEVADVQTSGIIKSIDQAHNNMKRGYIYWNEGDVLHANINRSPSAYEANPKEERDLYNKNTDTRMFLLKFTDVHGNSIGMINWFAVHPTSMNNTNQLISGDNKGYAQLKFEQAMNGKALLGKGPFIAAFAQANEGDVSPNLEGPRCIDTGLPCDFETSTCNGRNYKCIAFGPGKDMFESTKVLGERQFQKAMDLFNSASQKLSGPVAFAYQTVDMGRYEVDDNEAEPATTCKAALGYSFAAGTTDGPGEFDFTQSTTEATVFWNFLRDFIQRPSKKLNKCQYPKPVLLPVGEMRFPSQWVASVVPTQLLKIGQAYIIGAPGEFTTMAGRRIMAAVRKVVSEKDKDALIAFAGLSNTYTHYVTTFEEYQVQRYEGASTLYGPHTLAAYKKQFELLARCITESKPSPPAVPLPNLISRQISFKTPVVFDGVPIRKHFGQVVADAKGSYCRGETVSVTFISGHPRNDLMLDGTYLTVEKLRDDGDTWEVIATDANWETRFYWKRTSTLWGHSQVTVTWDIPKDAEPGLYRIRHFGHSKNLLQLIMPYEGTSGRFRIES; encoded by the exons TTGGGGTACGGTAAGGCCGGCCAGCTGACGTCCGGCATCCACATACGAGTCTACAGCCGAGCTTTCATAATCAGCGACAAGAAATCTCGGGTTGCCATCGTTAATGTCGACTCGGGGATGATATCGGACGCGGTGAAAACACAA GTAGTCGAACACCTACAAGATAAGTATGGTAAGCACCTGTACGGAGAAGACAACGTCCTGGTGACAGCCACGCACACCCATTCGTCTGCGGGAGGATTTATGCAGTATCTGCTGTACAATATTCAGAACCAGGGATATATCAAAGAAGTGGCTGATGTCCAAACCAGTGGCATTATCAAA AGCATAGATCAGGCTCATAACAATATGAAAAGGGGTTACATCTATTGGAATGAAGGGGACGTTCTCCATGCTAACATCAACAGAAGCCCATCCGCGTACGAGGCGAATCCCAAAGAAGAAAGGGATCT GTACAACAAGAACACCGACACACGGATGTTCCTGTTGAAGTTCACCGACGTCCACGGAAACTCCATTGGCATGATCAA TTGGTTTGCCGTACATCCTACGAGTATGAACAACACCAACCAACTGATCAGCGGGGACAACAAAGGGTACGCACAGTTAAAATTCGAACAAGCCATGAACGGAAAAGCGCTTCTGGGAAAG GGTCCGTTTATTGCCGCATTCGCGCAAGCGAACGAAGGCGATGTTTCGCCTAACCTGGAAGGACCTCGTTGCATTGATACGGGTCTACCGTGCGACTTCGAAACGTCGACTTGCAATGGGAGG AATTACAAGTGCATTGCCTTTGGCCCAGGAAAGGACATGTTTGAAAGTACAAAGGTTCTTGGAGAACGTCAGTTCCAAAAAGCTATG GATCTTTTCAACTCTGCGAGCCAAAAATTGTCAGGGCCTGTAGCGTTCGCCTACCAGACCGTTGACATGGGACGATACGAAGTAGACGACAATGAGGCAGAGCCA GCGACCACGTGCAAAGCCGCCCTTGGGTACAGCTTTGCTGCGGGCACGACAGACGGACCTGGAGAGTTCGACTTCACTCAAT CCACAACCGAGGCTACCGTCTTCTGGAACTTCTTGCGAGATTTCATCCAAAGGCCTTCCAAAAAGCTCAACAAATGTCAGTACCCGAAGCCTGTTCTCCTTCCTGTTGGAGAG ATGCGGTTCCCATCACAATGGGTAGCTTCTGTCGTCCCGACACAGCTGCTGAAGATTGGGCAGGCTTACATTATAGGTGCACCTGGAGAATTCAC GACAATGGCAGGACGACGAATTATGGCTGCCGTCAGAAAG GTTGTGAGTGAAAAGGACAAAGATGCCTTAATCGCGTTTGCCGGCCTGTCCAACACGTACACGCATTACGTCACCACGTTCGAAGAATATCAA GTCCAGCGGTATGAAGGCGCATCGACACTTTACGGGCCCCACACTTTGGCTGCTTACAAAAAGCAATTTGAACTGCTAGCGCGATGTATCACAGAGTCGAAGCCTTCACCTCCTGCGGTTCCTTTGCCAAATCTCATTTCAAGGCAGATTTCATTCAAGACGCCCGTGGTCTTTGATGGAGTCCCGATCAGGAAACATTTTGGGCAGGTTGTGGCGGACGCAAAAGGATCGTACTGTAGG GGAGAAACTGTGTCTGTAACATTTATCTCTGGGCATCCACGAAATGACCTAATG TTGGATGGTACATACCTGACTGTAGAGAAGCTACGAGACGACGGAGATACGTGGGAGGTCATTGCCACAGATGCCAATTGGGAGACAAG ATTCTACTGGAAACGGACGTCAACGTTATGGGGCCACAGTCAAGTAACAGTGACGTGGGACATTCCTAAAGATGCAGAGCCAGGGCTGTACAGAATTCGTCACTTCGGACACAGCAAGAATTTGCTGCAACTCATCATGCCATATGAGGGCACCAGCGGTCGTTTTAGGATAGAAAGCTAG